Proteins found in one Pseudomonas sp. P8_241 genomic segment:
- a CDS encoding LuxR C-terminal-related transcriptional regulator, translated as MTAMTYCLDRPGILPRLSSHHLSRERLVEPLLASTARVKLLCAPAGSGKSALLTECLLRAPQSCRVSWLSLAGESLSASDFLLRLSQALGLDCVNESGMLAHLTRLQAPTWLFLDDYCRTANPELDRMLDRLLSLGNPALTWWLGSRRRPPCNWPRLLLDDELYECEGRTLAFTEVEVVQLLGHVESTLAAQTARRVVERSGGWCAGVRIALLEGCPWSGEQSRSATLLDYLQHELFNTLPSELVEVWQVLVHLPRFNASLCEHLFGAGEGAQWLQALQEMGCFIEPWEDSVEWLRVFEPLARTIREEPASAGRSWHRRACQWFCANEDWQGAFEQALLAQEHEVAVSLLQHFSFEHLFKRQNVGLLLKLHEYLGEQLTLGTPQRVGLITAALLFAGRFEQAAACIAQLSRFTPQPTASLQRQLLARWQAQQGWLLHLQGRMPAARTHFIEALDALAADAWPARLLCLSGLTQQALLIADLDAAQIFNRDALCLARAQGSLLFEGLLQLDHAQLLEQRGAPRRAEDLLADIDSMLRRQADRPTPLLGRIALRRGRLALCQGLDERAAGFFQAGLEDCLQSQDKHVLYGFLGQSQLAANRGDYAHAFDRLREAERLMQQRQIPDTVYRGVLLQISSHFWLQQGRPELAREALTRVLRHYRGPHARQAPPATLQLIPRIEYQLILAETHLQVTQSSLDRLKALREHAQQHAMLALETELQLAICEVADLTGEPTVASSALETGLTLVERCHGQQALRDLNLRQPNLLCRLRGEESVSAMAVDANLLSGRELEVLGLIAQGNSNQQIAEHLFISLHTVKTHARRIHSKLGVERRTQAVAMAKKLGLVLQG; from the coding sequence ATGACTGCCATGACGTACTGTCTGGACCGTCCTGGAATACTGCCCCGATTGTCGTCGCATCACCTGTCTCGCGAGCGTCTGGTCGAGCCACTTTTGGCCTCGACGGCGCGGGTGAAGCTGCTGTGCGCGCCGGCCGGTAGTGGCAAGAGCGCGCTGCTGACCGAATGTCTGTTGCGGGCACCGCAGTCCTGTCGAGTCAGTTGGCTGTCGTTGGCGGGGGAGTCGCTAAGCGCGAGCGATTTTCTATTGCGCCTGTCGCAAGCGCTGGGTCTGGATTGCGTCAATGAGTCGGGAATGCTCGCGCATCTGACGCGATTGCAGGCGCCGACCTGGCTTTTCCTCGATGATTACTGCCGCACGGCCAACCCGGAACTCGATCGAATGCTCGATCGCCTGTTGTCCCTTGGCAACCCTGCGCTGACCTGGTGGCTGGGATCTCGTCGACGACCTCCCTGCAACTGGCCGCGACTGCTGCTGGATGATGAGTTGTACGAGTGCGAAGGCCGGACGCTGGCTTTCACCGAGGTTGAGGTCGTGCAGTTGCTGGGTCATGTCGAGTCGACCCTGGCAGCACAAACCGCCAGAAGGGTTGTTGAGCGCAGTGGTGGCTGGTGCGCTGGCGTGCGGATCGCATTGCTTGAGGGTTGTCCCTGGTCGGGTGAGCAGAGCCGCTCGGCGACACTGCTCGATTATCTGCAACACGAGTTGTTCAACACCTTGCCGTCGGAATTGGTTGAGGTCTGGCAAGTGTTGGTTCATCTGCCACGGTTCAATGCCAGCTTGTGCGAGCATCTGTTCGGAGCGGGCGAGGGGGCTCAGTGGTTGCAAGCGTTGCAGGAAATGGGGTGCTTCATCGAACCTTGGGAAGACTCTGTCGAATGGTTGCGAGTCTTCGAGCCACTGGCCCGAACGATACGTGAAGAGCCGGCGTCGGCCGGGCGATCCTGGCATCGCCGCGCTTGCCAATGGTTCTGCGCCAATGAGGATTGGCAGGGGGCGTTCGAACAGGCATTGCTGGCACAGGAGCACGAGGTTGCGGTCAGTCTTTTGCAACACTTCAGCTTTGAGCATTTGTTCAAGCGTCAGAACGTCGGCTTGTTACTCAAACTGCACGAGTACCTCGGTGAACAATTGACTCTGGGTACACCGCAACGGGTGGGATTGATCACGGCAGCGTTGCTGTTTGCCGGGCGTTTTGAGCAGGCGGCTGCGTGCATTGCACAACTGTCACGTTTCACCCCGCAACCGACCGCGTCCTTGCAACGGCAATTATTGGCGCGCTGGCAGGCTCAGCAAGGTTGGTTGTTGCATTTGCAGGGGCGCATGCCAGCCGCGCGAACGCACTTTATTGAAGCCTTGGACGCACTGGCTGCCGATGCCTGGCCAGCGCGTTTGTTATGCCTGTCGGGGCTGACTCAGCAAGCGTTGCTCATTGCCGACCTCGACGCCGCACAGATTTTCAATCGTGACGCGTTGTGCCTGGCTCGAGCGCAAGGTTCATTACTGTTTGAAGGTCTGCTGCAACTCGATCACGCGCAATTGCTGGAACAGCGCGGAGCACCGCGTCGAGCCGAAGATTTGTTGGCAGATATCGATTCGATGCTGAGGCGTCAGGCGGATCGACCGACACCCTTGCTGGGGCGAATCGCCCTACGGCGAGGGCGTTTGGCCCTGTGTCAGGGGCTCGACGAACGGGCCGCTGGTTTTTTTCAGGCCGGCCTCGAAGATTGCCTGCAAAGTCAGGACAAGCACGTATTGTACGGATTTCTCGGGCAGTCGCAGTTGGCGGCCAACCGGGGCGATTACGCCCATGCCTTCGATCGTTTGCGCGAAGCCGAGCGGTTGATGCAGCAACGGCAGATTCCCGATACGGTCTATCGCGGTGTACTGCTGCAAATCAGCAGTCATTTCTGGCTGCAGCAGGGGCGACCGGAGCTGGCACGTGAGGCGCTGACCCGTGTTTTGCGTCATTACCGCGGCCCTCACGCGCGCCAGGCGCCTCCGGCAACGCTGCAGTTGATTCCCCGAATCGAATACCAGTTGATATTGGCCGAAACTCACCTGCAAGTGACGCAAAGTTCCTTGGATCGGCTCAAGGCTTTACGTGAGCATGCGCAGCAACACGCCATGCTGGCGCTGGAAACCGAGCTGCAACTGGCCATTTGCGAGGTGGCGGACCTGACGGGCGAACCGACCGTGGCCAGTTCCGCGCTGGAAACCGGTCTGACCCTGGTCGAGCGTTGTCATGGACAACAGGCATTACGCGACTTGAATTTGCGGCAGCCGAACCTGCTCTGTCGTTTGCGAGGGGAAGAGTCGGTGAGTGCGATGGCAGTGGATGCCAACCTGCTGAGCGGGCGGGAACTGGAGGTGCTGGGCTTGATTGCTCAGGGTAACTCCAATCAGCAAATTGCCGAGCACTTGTTCATCTCATTGCATACGGTTAAAACTCACGCCCGGAGAATCCACAGCAAGTTGGGGGTTGAGCGTCGGACACAAGCTGTTGCGATGGCCAAAAAACTAGGCTTGGTACTACAAGGTTGA
- a CDS encoding IclR family transcriptional regulator, whose product MEKTSDSNGKQKVRSAEVGTDILKALAELSPSTSLSRLAEHVQMPASKVHRYLQALIASGFAEQNAATNHYGLGREALRVGLAALNSMDVLKVAALPLAELRDELNETCFVAVWGNQGATVVHIEPAVRAVTVVTQLGSVLPLLSSSTGLVFGAYLPALETVDLRDQELRNSTLHALADDQAYTAMCEQIRQRGLHHVHGLLMPGVDALSAPVFNAMGKIAAVLTVVGPTSLFHADENGPAAQRLLSATRAVSWRMGFEPATHTA is encoded by the coding sequence ATGGAAAAGACCAGCGACAGCAACGGCAAACAGAAAGTCCGCTCGGCCGAAGTCGGCACCGACATCCTCAAGGCGCTCGCCGAGTTGTCGCCCTCCACCTCGCTGTCACGCCTGGCCGAACACGTACAGATGCCGGCAAGCAAGGTTCATCGGTATTTGCAGGCATTGATTGCCAGCGGTTTTGCCGAACAGAACGCCGCCACCAACCATTACGGTCTGGGCCGTGAAGCCTTGCGTGTCGGACTCGCGGCCCTCAACAGTATGGACGTGCTGAAAGTCGCCGCCCTGCCATTGGCTGAGTTGCGCGATGAATTGAACGAAACATGTTTTGTGGCAGTGTGGGGCAACCAGGGCGCAACCGTTGTGCATATCGAACCGGCAGTGCGTGCGGTGACGGTAGTGACGCAATTGGGGTCGGTGCTGCCATTGCTCAGTTCCTCCACGGGGTTGGTCTTCGGCGCTTATCTGCCTGCGCTTGAAACCGTGGACCTTCGCGATCAGGAATTGCGCAACAGCACCCTGCACGCGCTGGCGGACGATCAGGCGTATACGGCAATGTGCGAGCAGATCCGTCAACGAGGTCTGCATCACGTGCATGGATTATTGATGCCTGGCGTGGATGCCCTGTCGGCACCGGTGTTCAACGCAATGGGCAAGATCGCGGCCGTGCTGACCGTGGTAGGACCGACCTCGCTGTTTCATGCCGATGAGAACGGACCGGCGGCGCAGCGTTTGTTATCCGCCACCCGCGCGGTGAGCTGGCGCATGGGATTTGAACCCGCAACACATACAGCCTAA